A genome region from Micromonospora inyonensis includes the following:
- a CDS encoding FAD binding domain-containing protein: MDLPTVEAVVPGDETDWRPGDCWLAGGTVLFSRPQQGVRRLRDLTVLGWPSLAAADDEGRPGLDIAATCTVATLARYRPPARWPDLAEAIRRCCDAFLSSWKIWNVATVGGNLCAALPAGPMISLAAAFDARCDVRRLSGERRLVPVDAFVVEPGVAALQPGEYLRAIHLPERELTGRIAVRRASLHPLGRSAAFVTGHLDVESGRLRLTVTAATPRPVTVSVPAPTAAASLVEMVDAQVSAEGWHDDVHGLPAWRRHMTLRLVEQVRADLLGAAR; this comes from the coding sequence GTGGATCTTCCGACTGTCGAGGCCGTGGTGCCCGGCGACGAAACGGACTGGCGCCCCGGTGACTGTTGGCTGGCCGGCGGCACGGTGCTGTTCTCTCGTCCCCAGCAAGGGGTCCGGCGGCTGCGCGACCTCACCGTCCTGGGCTGGCCCTCGTTGGCGGCTGCCGACGACGAAGGCAGGCCCGGGCTGGACATCGCCGCCACCTGCACGGTGGCGACACTCGCCCGCTACCGGCCGCCGGCCCGGTGGCCCGATCTGGCGGAGGCCATCCGGCGCTGTTGCGACGCGTTCCTCTCGTCCTGGAAGATCTGGAACGTCGCGACCGTCGGCGGCAACCTGTGCGCCGCCCTGCCCGCCGGTCCGATGATCTCCCTCGCGGCGGCGTTCGACGCACGCTGCGACGTTCGTCGGCTCTCCGGCGAGCGGCGCCTGGTTCCCGTCGACGCATTCGTGGTCGAGCCCGGCGTGGCGGCGTTGCAGCCGGGTGAATACCTGCGTGCCATCCACCTGCCCGAGCGGGAGTTGACCGGACGGATCGCGGTGCGGCGTGCGAGCCTGCACCCGCTCGGACGGTCGGCGGCTTTCGTCACCGGTCACCTCGACGTCGAATCCGGCCGACTGCGCCTCACGGTGACGGCGGCGACCCCCCGACCGGTCACCGTCAGCGTCCCGGCCCCGACGGCGGCCGCGAGTTTGGTCGAGATGGTGGACGCACAGGTGTCCGCCGAGGGTTGGCACGACGACGTCCACGGACTGCCCGCGTGGCGCCGGCACATGACGCTGCGGCTGGTCGAGCAGGTTCGAGCGGACCTTCTGGGAGCGGCACGGTGA
- the uraH gene encoding hydroxyisourate hydrolase yields the protein MSRPDRDVVGFAPVSTHVLDTVVGAPAAGIPVRLDRLDGTGWRQVGAGHTDADGRLRDWVPARQWTAGRYRLVFDLGGHLGADSFYPEAVVSFRVGDAATHHHLPLLLSPFGYTTYRGS from the coding sequence ATGAGCCGGCCTGACCGGGACGTGGTGGGCTTCGCGCCGGTCTCCACCCACGTGCTCGACACGGTCGTCGGGGCTCCCGCCGCTGGCATACCTGTGCGGCTCGACCGGCTCGACGGAACCGGCTGGCGGCAGGTCGGAGCCGGGCACACCGACGCCGACGGACGGTTGCGCGACTGGGTGCCGGCGCGGCAGTGGACGGCCGGGCGCTACCGGCTCGTCTTCGACCTCGGCGGGCACCTCGGGGCCGACTCCTTCTATCCGGAAGCCGTCGTGTCCTTCCGGGTCGGCGACGCCGCCACCCACCACCACCTGCCGCTGCTGCTCAGTCCGTTCGGCTACACCACCTATCGAGGGAGCTGA
- a CDS encoding XdhC family protein, with protein sequence MDELLADLLRWCDTGAAVGLATVVGTWHSAPYPIGTAMLVAPDGAMTGSVSGGCVEAALYEACQEVLRTGSPSLLRYGVTGNDALEAGLTCGGTIEVFVERVDRAGFPGMAVLAEAVRSAAPAAVLTCVRGTPEQRGRRIVAGPDTHHGTFGDTRLDRAAVDAGRRLLAAGESARVDLSSDGRAEPVSILVRAYAPSPRLIVFGAVDVAAELARFGSALGYRVTVCDARPVFATARRFPLAQEVVVDWPHRYLAGEARAGRLDARTAVCVLTHDEKFDVPVLRLALEDLDLSFVGALGSRRTHHDRLGRLRAAGVGESALARLASPIGLDVGGRTAAETALSIAAELVAVRHGRPGGRLRDGTGSIHG encoded by the coding sequence GTGGATGAGCTGCTCGCTGACCTGCTGCGCTGGTGCGACACCGGTGCCGCCGTCGGCCTCGCGACCGTCGTCGGGACCTGGCACAGCGCCCCCTATCCGATCGGCACCGCGATGCTGGTCGCGCCGGACGGCGCCATGACCGGAAGCGTCTCTGGCGGGTGTGTCGAGGCGGCGCTCTACGAAGCCTGCCAGGAGGTCCTCCGGACCGGGTCGCCATCCCTGCTCCGCTACGGGGTGACCGGGAATGACGCGCTCGAGGCGGGGCTGACCTGTGGCGGCACCATCGAGGTGTTCGTCGAGCGGGTCGACCGCGCCGGTTTCCCCGGGATGGCGGTGCTGGCCGAGGCCGTCCGGTCGGCCGCCCCGGCGGCGGTGCTGACCTGCGTGCGGGGAACACCGGAACAACGCGGCCGCCGGATCGTGGCCGGGCCGGACACCCACCACGGCACGTTCGGCGACACCCGGTTGGACCGCGCGGCGGTGGACGCGGGCCGCCGGCTGCTGGCCGCCGGGGAGAGCGCACGGGTGGACCTCTCGTCCGACGGCCGGGCGGAGCCGGTGAGCATACTGGTGCGCGCCTACGCCCCGTCGCCCCGGCTGATCGTGTTCGGCGCGGTCGACGTGGCGGCCGAGCTGGCCCGCTTCGGCTCCGCCCTCGGCTACCGGGTCACCGTCTGTGACGCCCGCCCGGTCTTCGCGACCGCGCGTCGGTTCCCGCTGGCGCAGGAGGTGGTAGTCGACTGGCCGCACCGGTATCTCGCGGGCGAGGCCCGGGCGGGCCGGCTGGACGCCCGTACGGCGGTCTGCGTGCTCACGCACGACGAGAAGTTCGACGTGCCGGTGCTGCGGCTGGCCCTGGAAGACCTCGACCTGTCATTCGTGGGGGCGCTGGGATCCCGGCGTACGCACCACGACCGGCTCGGCCGGCTGCGGGCGGCCGGGGTCGGCGAGTCGGCGCTGGCGCGACTGGCGTCCCCGATCGGCCTGGACGTGGGCGGCCGAACCGCCGCCGAGACGGCGCTCAGCATCGCCGCGGAACTGGTCGCGGTGCGGCACGGCCGGCCTGGCGGCCGGCTGCGCGACGGCACCGGCAGCATCCACGGCTGA
- a CDS encoding PucR family transcriptional regulator — protein sequence MRVNAPTSLREILHRPGLHLRLLTGHAQLDEPVTRVFVTDLLDPKRYMSGGELVLTGLMWRRSPADSAAFVGACAAMGATAIGAGAAAFGCVPEDLLIACQQYEMPLFEVPVEVSFREISDVVATSFWAQRATGLATVLGRQRGLVAAMASGARLADLLSSVAADLGARCWLVSPAGRLMCGTDPLDQSLANRFAATFLGSSRVPTEVRIDDVTYSLHTVRGRPEHRLASWALACTGRSDEPVPPDVTAELVGLAALERVHVDEAARVERRLADQIERALAADAADLPSRLRAGGLEPGSAFLAVAARLTGLLTPADLVVTLLADLVSTTGFAAVTGLTTATAPATDTALAILRLDGDGPVGTDPRADEVVARLRRGVETLRPGIGRGHLAVGVSNVATGSAALTGAVQEALHAVAVAGTGPTGVRCAGEITTHALLIAGVPTATRNSFHERVLGPVLEYDRRYRANLVGTLSVFLESGGSWSQCARQLHLHVNTLRYRMKRIEELTGRDLGRFDDRVDLYLALRVHQPVPG from the coding sequence GTGCGGGTAAACGCTCCGACGTCACTGCGCGAGATCCTCCATCGGCCCGGACTGCACCTGCGGCTGCTGACCGGCCACGCGCAGCTCGACGAACCGGTCACCCGGGTCTTCGTGACCGATCTACTCGACCCCAAGCGCTACATGTCGGGCGGCGAGCTCGTCCTGACCGGACTCATGTGGCGGCGGTCGCCGGCGGACTCCGCAGCCTTCGTCGGGGCCTGCGCCGCGATGGGAGCAACCGCTATCGGCGCCGGTGCCGCAGCCTTCGGATGCGTGCCGGAGGATCTACTCATCGCGTGCCAGCAATACGAGATGCCGCTGTTCGAGGTCCCCGTGGAAGTCTCCTTCCGCGAGATCAGCGACGTCGTCGCCACGTCGTTCTGGGCGCAGCGGGCAACCGGGCTGGCAACGGTTCTGGGCCGGCAACGCGGTCTCGTCGCCGCGATGGCCAGCGGTGCACGACTTGCGGACCTACTGTCCTCCGTCGCCGCCGATCTCGGGGCGCGGTGCTGGCTCGTCTCTCCCGCCGGACGCCTGATGTGCGGAACCGACCCCCTCGACCAGTCCCTGGCCAACCGCTTCGCTGCCACGTTCCTCGGCAGCAGCAGGGTGCCGACGGAAGTCCGGATCGACGACGTGACTTACTCGCTGCACACAGTGCGGGGCCGTCCCGAACACCGCCTGGCCTCCTGGGCCCTCGCCTGCACCGGACGATCGGACGAGCCGGTGCCGCCCGACGTGACCGCCGAACTCGTCGGGCTCGCGGCGCTCGAGCGCGTCCACGTCGACGAGGCGGCGCGCGTCGAGCGACGGCTCGCCGACCAGATCGAACGTGCGCTGGCCGCGGACGCGGCCGACCTACCGAGCCGCCTACGGGCCGGCGGGCTGGAGCCCGGCTCGGCGTTCCTCGCCGTCGCGGCCCGGCTCACCGGGCTGCTCACCCCGGCCGACCTCGTGGTCACGCTCCTCGCCGACCTCGTGAGCACGACAGGTTTCGCCGCCGTCACCGGCCTGACCACCGCCACCGCCCCGGCGACCGACACGGCCCTGGCAATACTCCGGCTTGACGGCGACGGTCCCGTCGGGACCGACCCGCGGGCCGACGAAGTGGTCGCGCGGCTGCGCCGCGGCGTCGAGACGCTCCGGCCCGGCATCGGCCGGGGACATCTGGCCGTCGGGGTGAGCAACGTGGCAACCGGTAGCGCGGCACTGACCGGTGCCGTCCAAGAGGCACTGCACGCCGTCGCCGTCGCCGGCACGGGACCAACCGGCGTACGCTGCGCCGGCGAGATCACGACGCATGCCCTTCTCATCGCCGGTGTCCCCACGGCGACACGCAACTCGTTCCACGAACGCGTGCTGGGGCCAGTCCTCGAGTACGACCGACGATACCGGGCCAACCTCGTGGGCACGCTGAGCGTCTTCCTCGAGTCCGGTGGATCGTGGAGCCAGTGTGCGCGACAGCTGCATCTGCACGTCAACACCCTGCGTTACCGCATGAAACGGATCGAGGAGCTCACCGGCAGGGACCTGGGCAGGTTCGACGACCGGGTCGACCTG
- the tnpA gene encoding IS200/IS605 family transposase — translation MAEIEGVRTGRHCVFALHAHLVFGTKYRHPVFTDRHLTRVEQVMRSVCEDFAVELVEFNGESDHVHLLVNFPPTVAVSRLVNSLKGVSSRRLRQEFPDLIDHYWRARRLWSGSYFAGSVGGAPLSVVRQYIDSQRSPA, via the coding sequence ATGGCTGAGATTGAAGGCGTACGCACTGGCAGGCATTGCGTTTTCGCTCTGCACGCTCACTTGGTTTTCGGCACGAAGTACCGGCATCCGGTGTTCACCGACCGGCACCTCACCCGCGTGGAACAGGTAATGCGGTCGGTGTGTGAGGACTTCGCCGTCGAGCTGGTCGAGTTCAACGGCGAATCCGACCATGTGCACCTGCTGGTCAACTTCCCGCCCACTGTCGCGGTGTCTCGGCTGGTCAACTCCCTCAAGGGCGTGTCCTCCCGGAGGCTGCGGCAGGAGTTCCCTGATCTGATCGACCACTACTGGCGTGCACGCCGCCTGTGGTCTGGTTCGTATTTCGCAGGCTCGGTGGGTGGAGCACCCCTGTCGGTGGTGCGCCAGTACATCGACAGTCAACGGAGTCCCGCCTGA
- the uraD gene encoding 2-oxo-4-hydroxy-4-carboxy-5-ureidoimidazoline decarboxylase: MARIEDFNGLAAKRAERELIACCAAPRWARLLVAGRPYPDLAALLAAADAANAQLTWAEVRTAVDAHPRIGQRPDGQRREDRWSRGEQSGLDGATEQARAAIAEATAEYERRFGHRFLVCATGCSDTQLLAALHDRLGNDPDIEQAVVREELRKIAALRIGKLLDEPA; encoded by the coding sequence GTGGCTCGGATCGAGGATTTCAACGGGCTCGCCGCCAAGCGGGCCGAGCGAGAGCTGATCGCCTGCTGTGCGGCGCCCCGCTGGGCTCGTCTGCTCGTCGCCGGCCGGCCGTACCCCGACCTGGCCGCGCTGCTGGCCGCGGCGGACGCTGCCAACGCCCAGCTCACCTGGGCGGAGGTGCGTACGGCGGTCGACGCCCACCCGCGTATCGGCCAGCGACCGGACGGGCAGCGCCGCGAGGACCGCTGGTCGCGGGGGGAACAGTCCGGCCTCGACGGCGCGACCGAGCAGGCCCGCGCCGCCATCGCGGAGGCCACCGCGGAGTACGAGCGTCGGTTCGGTCACCGCTTCCTGGTCTGCGCCACCGGATGCAGCGACACGCAACTGCTTGCCGCGCTGCATGACCGGCTCGGCAACGACCCGGACATCGAGCAGGCCGTGGTCCGGGAGGAACTACGGAAGATCGCTGCGCTGCGGATCGGGAAGCTGCTCGATGAGCCGGCCTGA
- a CDS encoding molybdopterin-dependent oxidoreductase — protein sequence MTPTVNGRPGAHLPAPGQCLRTYLRDNGWFGVKKGCDAGDCGACTVHVDGVPVHSCVFPAVRASGRAVTTIEGLARGNDLHPAQERFLAAQGFQCGYCTAGFVMTAAALDHAEGLADDRPHAFKGNLCRCTGYRSIEDALAGNSHVEHPATGNAVGSNVGAPAGRDVVTGAARFTFDVDLPGVTHLKVVRSPLPHARISRIDVTQALAVPGVLAVLTHRDAPDRRFSTALHEHFDDDPADTRVLDDVVRFVGQRVAVVVAETEAAAEEGVRRVRVTYEPLPAVTDVRAATASGAPLLHDDRPDNVAGEVGGEVGDVVRGLAEADFVYEETYQTQRVQHMALETHGALGWIAPDGRVTIRASTQTPFLTRRRLAHVFDIPPERLRVVAGRVGGGFGGKQEMLVEDIVLLAVLATGRPARWELTREEQFVATTTRHPFTVRVRLGAKRDGTLTAMCLNVVTDTGAYGNHGPAVLAHGCAESMAIYRCANKRVTGRTVYTNTVPAGAFRGYGLGQVMFAVESAIDEIAHGLGLDPVTVRRRNVVGPEDPLVTPIGHAEDLSIRSYGLDQCLDLVHGAVDGDTTGSDLPSGWRIGEGLAIGMIATGPPGGHHGRAAIRLTTNGRFQLDTGIAEFGNGSTTVHRQIAADVLATELDHIDIRQSDTDLVEHDTGAFASTGTVVGGLAVFRAATRLRQRLLTLAATCLDVGPDECELVLGAVRAGDREISLRALQEAADRVGDGVEASGHADGAERSVAFNVQWFRVAVDVVTGEIRILRSVHAADAGSVLNPVQCRGQVEGGVAQAVGTTLTENLLIDSNGRVTTSVVRDYRIPTFADAPRTEVLFADTADPLGPHAAKSMSESPFNPVAAALGNAVRDATGVRLTALPLTRDRVWARIRHVGSTTDGSDRA from the coding sequence GTGACCCCGACGGTCAACGGACGCCCGGGGGCGCATCTGCCGGCGCCCGGCCAGTGCCTTCGTACCTATCTGCGCGACAACGGCTGGTTCGGGGTCAAGAAGGGTTGCGACGCGGGAGACTGCGGCGCCTGCACCGTCCACGTGGACGGTGTGCCCGTGCACAGCTGCGTCTTCCCAGCAGTCCGGGCCTCGGGCCGCGCGGTCACCACGATCGAGGGTCTGGCGCGCGGGAACGATCTGCATCCGGCGCAGGAGCGGTTTCTGGCGGCGCAGGGGTTTCAATGCGGATACTGCACGGCCGGGTTCGTCATGACGGCAGCGGCCCTCGACCATGCGGAGGGTCTGGCCGACGACCGGCCGCACGCGTTCAAGGGCAACCTGTGCCGGTGCACCGGCTACCGGTCGATCGAGGACGCGTTGGCCGGGAACTCGCACGTCGAGCATCCGGCGACGGGGAACGCAGTGGGCAGCAACGTCGGGGCTCCGGCTGGCCGGGACGTCGTCACGGGCGCCGCCCGGTTCACGTTCGACGTCGACCTTCCGGGTGTGACACATCTGAAGGTGGTACGGTCCCCGCTCCCCCACGCCCGGATCTCGCGGATCGACGTCACGCAGGCGTTGGCCGTTCCCGGGGTGCTGGCCGTGCTGACGCACCGCGACGCGCCCGACCGGCGGTTCTCGACTGCGCTGCACGAGCACTTCGACGACGACCCGGCCGACACCCGCGTGCTCGACGACGTGGTGCGGTTCGTCGGCCAACGGGTCGCCGTCGTAGTCGCCGAGACCGAGGCGGCCGCGGAGGAAGGCGTGCGGCGGGTCCGGGTCACGTACGAGCCGCTGCCGGCGGTCACCGACGTGCGGGCGGCGACCGCGTCCGGCGCACCCCTCCTGCATGACGACCGCCCGGACAATGTGGCCGGTGAGGTCGGCGGCGAGGTCGGCGACGTCGTCCGAGGACTCGCCGAGGCGGACTTCGTCTACGAAGAGACCTACCAGACCCAGCGCGTGCAGCACATGGCGCTGGAAACCCATGGCGCGCTCGGGTGGATCGCGCCGGACGGGCGCGTCACCATCCGGGCCAGCACTCAGACGCCCTTCCTGACCCGTCGACGTCTCGCCCACGTCTTCGACATCCCACCGGAACGCCTCCGCGTGGTGGCCGGCCGAGTGGGCGGCGGCTTCGGCGGTAAGCAGGAGATGCTGGTCGAGGACATCGTCCTTCTCGCCGTGCTGGCCACGGGCCGACCGGCCCGGTGGGAACTCACCCGCGAGGAGCAGTTCGTCGCGACCACGACCCGACACCCCTTCACAGTTCGGGTGCGGCTCGGAGCGAAGCGGGACGGCACGCTCACCGCCATGTGTCTGAACGTCGTCACCGACACCGGCGCCTACGGCAACCACGGCCCGGCGGTCCTCGCCCACGGCTGCGCCGAGTCGATGGCGATCTACCGCTGCGCGAACAAGCGAGTCACCGGCCGCACCGTCTACACCAACACGGTGCCGGCCGGCGCGTTCCGCGGATACGGCCTGGGTCAGGTGATGTTCGCCGTCGAGTCGGCGATCGACGAGATCGCCCACGGTCTCGGGCTCGACCCGGTCACGGTCCGCCGGCGCAACGTCGTCGGCCCCGAAGACCCATTGGTCACCCCCATCGGGCACGCCGAGGACCTGAGTATCCGTAGCTACGGCCTGGACCAGTGCCTCGACCTCGTGCACGGCGCCGTCGACGGGGACACCACGGGGTCCGACCTCCCGTCCGGGTGGCGCATCGGAGAAGGTCTCGCCATCGGCATGATCGCCACCGGGCCGCCCGGTGGTCACCACGGCCGCGCCGCGATCAGACTGACCACGAATGGTCGATTCCAGCTGGACACCGGCATCGCGGAGTTCGGGAACGGATCGACGACGGTTCATCGGCAGATCGCCGCCGACGTCCTCGCAACGGAGCTGGACCACATCGACATCCGGCAGTCCGACACGGATCTGGTGGAACACGACACCGGTGCGTTCGCATCGACCGGCACCGTCGTCGGCGGGCTCGCCGTGTTCCGCGCGGCGACCCGGTTACGGCAGCGCCTGCTGACCCTCGCCGCCACCTGCCTCGACGTCGGGCCCGACGAGTGCGAACTGGTCCTCGGCGCGGTCCGGGCCGGCGACCGGGAGATCTCGCTGCGTGCCCTCCAGGAGGCTGCGGACAGGGTGGGCGACGGCGTGGAGGCCAGCGGACATGCCGACGGCGCGGAGCGGTCGGTCGCGTTCAACGTGCAGTGGTTCCGCGTCGCGGTCGACGTCGTCACCGGCGAGATCCGGATTCTCCGGAGCGTCCACGCCGCCGACGCCGGATCGGTGCTGAACCCGGTGCAGTGCCGCGGTCAGGTGGAGGGTGGCGTGGCACAGGCCGTCGGCACCACGCTGACCGAGAACCTGCTGATCGACAGCAACGGCAGGGTCACCACCAGCGTGGTCCGGGACTACCGGATCCCGACGTTCGCCGACGCGCCCCGCACCGAGGTCCTCTTCGCCGACACGGCCGATCCCCTCGGTCCACACGCCGCCAAGTCCATGAGCGAAAGCCCGTTCAACCCCGTCGCGGCCGCGCTCGGCAACGCCGTACGTGACGCGACCGGGGTGCGACTGACCGCGCTGCCCCTGACCCGCGACCGTGTCTGGGCGCGCATACGCCACGTAGGGTCGACCACCGACGGGAGCGACCGGGCGTAG
- the pucL gene encoding factor-independent urate hydroxylase — translation MGIVLGPNRYGKAEVRVVHVARDGDRHTLRDLDVSTALAGDLDATHLTGDNSQVLPTDSQKNTVYAFARRHGIGSPEAFALLLAEHFVHSQAAIRQARVSVREQLWQRLAPHSFQRRGEEIRTAEVSYDGDRAQVVSGITGLVLMNTTDSEFHGYVRDEYTTLPETTDRILATAVDARWRHLDPDTDWDLAYQQVRDALVAAFVESYSYSLQQTLYEMGRRVLDTRPELAEIRLVLPNRHHLPVDLSPFGLDNPNAVFVATDRPYGVIEGTIRRDDVPAAVGEW, via the coding sequence ATGGGTATCGTGCTCGGGCCCAACCGGTACGGCAAGGCTGAGGTACGCGTCGTCCACGTGGCCCGCGACGGCGACCGGCACACGCTGCGCGACCTCGACGTCAGCACCGCCCTCGCCGGGGACCTGGACGCCACCCACCTCACCGGCGACAACAGCCAGGTCTTGCCCACCGACTCGCAGAAGAACACCGTCTACGCCTTCGCCCGGCGGCACGGGATCGGTTCGCCTGAGGCGTTCGCGCTGCTGCTGGCCGAGCACTTCGTGCACAGTCAGGCGGCCATCCGGCAGGCCCGGGTGAGCGTGCGGGAGCAACTCTGGCAGCGGCTCGCGCCGCACTCCTTCCAGCGCCGCGGCGAGGAGATCCGCACGGCCGAGGTCAGCTACGACGGTGACCGCGCCCAGGTGGTCTCCGGGATCACCGGCCTGGTGCTGATGAACACCACCGACTCCGAGTTCCACGGCTACGTACGCGACGAGTACACGACCCTGCCGGAGACGACCGACCGGATCCTGGCCACCGCCGTGGACGCCCGCTGGCGGCACCTCGACCCCGACACCGACTGGGATCTCGCCTACCAGCAGGTGCGCGATGCGCTGGTCGCGGCGTTCGTCGAGAGCTACAGCTACTCGCTGCAGCAGACCCTGTACGAGATGGGCCGCCGGGTGCTCGACACCCGGCCGGAGCTGGCGGAGATCCGCCTGGTCCTGCCCAACCGGCACCACCTGCCGGTCGACCTGTCCCCGTTCGGCCTGGACAATCCGAACGCCGTGTTCGTGGCCACCGACCGCCCGTACGGGGTCATCGAGGGCACCATCCGCCGCGACGACGTCCCGGCCGCGGTCGGCGAGTGGTGA
- a CDS encoding RNA-guided endonuclease InsQ/TnpB family protein: MRYNFRVYPTPGQQEALARAFGCARVVYNDGLRLRQQTREHGTPYITDGELSRRLITEAKKTPERAWLSEVSSVVLQQALADLNTAYRNFFASITGERKGRTVAPPRFRSRKDNRQSIRFTKNSRFRVLDNGRLRLPKVGDVVVRWSRSLPSDPSSVTVVKDAAGRYFASFVVQTTDEPLPASASEVGIDLGLTHFAVLSDGMKVAAPKFLRRAARTLKRLQQDLSRKQKGSNNRKKAVVKVAKAHARVADTRRDWLHKLSTTIVRDNQAVYVEDLAVAGLARTRLAKSVHDAGWSTFVGMLEYKAARYGRTFGRVDRWFPSTRMCSDCGRVADKLALHVRSWTCPCGSVHDRDVNAARNIRAAGRADLNDRGAQVRPASVPAPRDEAVTHRELAPSGV, translated from the coding sequence TTGCGGTACAACTTCCGCGTCTACCCGACGCCCGGCCAGCAGGAAGCGTTGGCGCGGGCGTTCGGGTGCGCGCGGGTGGTGTACAACGACGGACTGCGTCTGCGGCAGCAAACCCGCGAACACGGGACGCCGTACATCACCGACGGGGAACTGTCCCGACGGCTGATCACCGAAGCCAAGAAGACCCCCGAGCGGGCGTGGCTGTCTGAGGTGTCGTCGGTGGTGCTGCAACAAGCACTGGCGGACCTGAACACCGCCTACCGGAACTTCTTCGCCTCGATCACCGGCGAACGTAAGGGCCGCACGGTGGCCCCGCCCCGGTTCCGGTCCCGCAAGGACAACCGGCAGAGCATCCGGTTCACCAAGAACTCCCGGTTCCGGGTGCTGGACAACGGTCGGCTACGCCTGCCGAAGGTCGGGGACGTGGTGGTGCGCTGGTCCCGGTCGCTGCCGTCCGATCCATCGTCGGTGACGGTCGTGAAGGACGCGGCGGGCCGGTACTTCGCCTCGTTCGTCGTGCAGACCACCGACGAGCCGTTGCCGGCGTCGGCGTCCGAGGTGGGTATCGACCTGGGGCTGACGCACTTCGCTGTCCTGTCCGACGGCATGAAGGTGGCAGCGCCGAAGTTCCTGCGCCGCGCCGCCCGCACGTTGAAGCGGCTGCAACAGGACCTCTCGCGCAAGCAGAAGGGCAGCAACAACCGGAAGAAAGCCGTCGTGAAGGTCGCCAAGGCGCACGCCCGGGTGGCGGACACACGGCGGGACTGGCTGCACAAACTGTCAACCACGATCGTCCGCGACAACCAAGCGGTGTACGTGGAAGACCTCGCCGTGGCCGGTCTCGCCCGCACCCGGTTGGCCAAGTCGGTGCACGACGCCGGCTGGTCCACGTTCGTCGGCATGCTGGAGTACAAGGCTGCCCGGTACGGGCGGACGTTCGGGCGGGTGGACCGCTGGTTCCCGTCGACCCGCATGTGCTCGGACTGTGGGAGGGTCGCCGACAAGCTGGCGTTGCACGTCCGGTCGTGGACGTGCCCGTGTGGCAGCGTCCACGACCGGGATGTGAACGCCGCCCGCAACATCAGGGCCGCCGGACGGGCGGACCTCAACGACCGTGGAGCGCAGGTAAGACCGGCATCCGTGCCGGCACCGCGCGACGAAGCGGTAACCCACCGGGAGCTTGCCCCGTCGGGGGTGTAG
- a CDS encoding nucleotidyltransferase family protein, whose amino-acid sequence MQINSRFGSRNVPGTVAGLVLAAGAGRRYGRPKALVCHHGSLLVERAGRTLQAGGCDPVLVVLGAAGEQVRAVADLGGVRVVDNPGWASGMGSSLRVGLTALTATRSVAVVVLLVDMPGITAEAVRRVAAAATPDVLAAAGYAPGRRGHPVLLGRNHWAGVLESAVGDTGAAGYLRAHRDRLRIVPCADVADDRDLDVPVDGIEDHRG is encoded by the coding sequence GTGCAGATCAACAGCAGGTTCGGCTCCCGGAATGTCCCCGGGACCGTCGCCGGTCTGGTCCTCGCCGCCGGTGCCGGCCGCCGGTACGGCCGGCCCAAGGCTCTCGTGTGCCACCACGGCTCGCTGCTCGTGGAGCGGGCGGGCCGGACCCTGCAGGCGGGGGGATGCGACCCGGTCCTGGTGGTGCTCGGCGCGGCGGGCGAACAGGTTCGCGCAGTCGCTGACCTGGGCGGCGTCCGGGTGGTCGACAACCCCGGTTGGGCCAGCGGCATGGGTTCCTCACTACGGGTGGGACTGACGGCGCTGACCGCCACGCGCAGCGTGGCGGTGGTGGTGCTCCTCGTGGACATGCCCGGTATCACCGCCGAGGCGGTGCGGCGAGTCGCGGCGGCGGCGACCCCGGACGTGCTCGCCGCGGCCGGCTACGCGCCCGGCCGGCGGGGTCATCCGGTGCTGCTGGGCCGGAACCATTGGGCCGGGGTGCTCGAATCGGCCGTCGGCGACACAGGTGCGGCCGGCTACCTGCGCGCCCACCGTGACCGGCTGAGGATCGTGCCCTGCGCCGACGTGGCCGACGACCGGGACCTCGACGTGCCGGTCGACGGAATCGAGGACCACCGTGGATGA